Proteins encoded in a region of the Zea mays cultivar B73 chromosome 4, Zm-B73-REFERENCE-NAM-5.0, whole genome shotgun sequence genome:
- the LOC103653018 gene encoding putative germin-like protein 12-4 translates to MAASTVLLVAFLALVTSHAIASDPSPLQDFCVADKDSPVKVNGFVCKDPMAVNADDFFKAAKLDQPRDTTKSKVGSNVTLINVMQLPGLNTLGISLARIDYAPLGQNPPHTHPRATEILTVLEGTLYVGFVTSNQADRSNKLFAKVLNKGDVFVFPQGLIHFQFNPVHDKPAVALAALSSQNPGAITIANAVFGSKPPISDDVLAKAFQVQKGTIDWLQAQFWENNHY, encoded by the exons ATGGCTGCCTCGACCGTCCTTCTCGTTGCTTTTCTAGCATTGGTCACTTCTCATGCCATTGCCTCTGATCCTAGCCCGCTCCAAGACTTCTGTGTTGCCGACAAAGACTCTCCAG TGAAGGTGAATGGATTTGTTTGCAAAGACCCTATGGCTGTGAACGCTGACGACTTCTTCAAGGCTGCAAAACTTGATCAGCCAAGGGACACCACCAAAAGCAAGGTGGGATCCAACGTTACTTTGATCAATGTCATGCAGCTGCCTGGACTCAACACGTTGGGGATCTCGTTGGCTCGCATTGACTACGCACCACTAGGTCAGAATcctccacacacacacccacgtgCCACTGAGATTCTCACCGTGCTTGAGGGGACACTTTACGTCGGATTTGTCACCTCCAACCAAGCTGACAGAAGTAACAAGCTATTTGCCAAGGTTCTCAACAAGGGCGATGTGTTTGTATTCCCCCAAGGACTAATCCACTTCCAGTTCAACCCAGTACATGACAAGCCAGCAGTCGCGCTCGCTGCTCTAAGTAGCCAGAACCCTGGAGCTATTACTATTGCCAATGCAGTCTTTGGATCAAAGCCACCTATCTCGGATGATGTCCTAGCTAAGGCCTTTCAGGTGCAAAAGGGGACAATTGATTGGCTTCAAGCTCAGTTCTGGGAGAACAACCACTACTGA
- the LOC103653021 gene encoding putative germin-like protein 12-4 translates to MAASTVLLVAFLALVTSHAIASNPSPLQDFCVADKDSPVKVNGFVCKDPMAVNADDFFKAAKLDQPRDTTKSKVGSNVTLINVMQLPGLNTLGISLARIDYAPLGQNPPHTHPRATEILTVLEGTLYVGFVTSNQADRSNKLFAKVLNKGDVFVFPQGLIHFQFNPVHDKPTVALAALSSQNPGAITIANAVFGSKPPISDDVLAKAFQVQKGTIDWLQAQFWENNHY, encoded by the exons ATGGCTGCCTCGACCGTCCTTCTCGTTGCTTTTCTAGCATTGGTCACTTCTCATGCCATTGCCTCTAATCCTAGCCCGCTCCAAGACTTCTGTGTTGCCGACAAAGACTCTCCAG TGAAGGTGAATGGATTTGTTTGCAAGGACCCTATGGCTGTGAACGCTGACGACTTCTTCAAGGCTGCAAAACTTGATCAGCCAAGGGACACCACCAAAAGCAAGGTGGGATCCAACGTTACTTTGATCAATGTCATGCAGCTGCCTGGACTCAACACGTTGGGGATCTCGTTGGCTCGCATTGACTACGCACCACTAGGTCAGAATcctccacacacacacccacgtgCCACTGAGATTCTCACCGTGCTTGAGGGGACACTTTACGTCGGATTTGTCACCTCCAACCAAGCTGACAGAAGTAACAAGCTATTTGCCAAGGTTCTCAACAAGGGCGATGTGTTTGTATTCCCCCAAGGACTAATCCACTTCCAGTTCAACCCAGTACATGACAAGCCAACAGTCGCGCTCGCTGCTCTAAGTAGCCAGAACCCTGGAGCTATTACTATTGCCAATGCAGTCTTTGGATCAAAGCCACCTATCTCGGATGATGTCCTAGCTAAGGCCTTTCAGGTGCAAAAGGGGACAATTGATTGGCTTCAAGCTCAGTTCTGGGAGAACAACCACTACTGA
- the LOC109945489 gene encoding putative germin-like protein 12-4, which produces MAASTVLLVAFLALVTSHAIASDPSPLQDFCVADKDSPVKVNGFVCKDPMAVNADDFFKAAKLDQPRDTTKSKVGSNVTLINVMQLPGLNTLGISLARIDYAPLGQNPPHTHPRATEILTVLEGTLYVGFVTSNQADRSNKLFAKVLNKGDVFVFPQGLIHFQFNPVHDKPAVALAALSSQNPGAITIANAVFGSNPPISDDVLAKAFQVQKGTIDWLQAQFWENNHY; this is translated from the exons ATGGCTGCCTCGACCGTCCTTCTCGTTGCTTTTCTAGCATTGGTCACTTCTCATGCCATTGCCTCTGATCCTAGCCCGCTCCAAGACTTCTGTGTTGCCGACAAAGACTCTCCAG TGAAGGTGAATGGATTTGTTTGCAAAGACCCTATGGCTGTGAACGCTGACGACTTCTTCAAGGCTGCAAAACTTGATCAGCCAAGGGACACCACCAAAAGCAAGGTGGGATCCAACGTTACTTTGATCAATGTCATGCAGCTGCCTGGACTCAACACGTTGGGGATCTCGTTGGCTCGCATTGACTACGCACCACTAGGTCAGAATcctccacacacacacccacgtgCCACTGAGATTCTCACCGTGCTTGAGGGGACACTTTACGTCGGATTTGTCACCTCCAACCAAGCTGACAGAAGTAACAAGCTATTTGCCAAGGTTCTCAACAAGGGCGATGTGTTTGTATTCCCCCAAGGACTAATCCACTTCCAGTTCAACCCAGTACATGACAAGCCAGCAGTCGCGCTCGCTGCTCTAAGTAGCCAGAACCCTGGAGCTATTACTATTGCCAATGCAGTCTTTGGATCAAATCCACCTATCTCGGATGATGTCCTAGCTAAGGCCTTTCAGGTGCAAAAGGGGACAATTGATTGGCTTCAAGCTCAGTTCTGGGAGAACAACCACTACTGA